A stretch of DNA from Mucilaginibacter daejeonensis:
CTTCGGCACGGCTCACCAAGAATTGGATCCTGAACGACCTCTTTGTGCAGGAAGATCACCGCCAAAAAGGTATCGGCGAAGAGCTGATCCGCACGGCGATGGCCTACGGCAAGGAGACAGGCGCGACGTTCGTTCAATTGGAGACCCAGAAGCATAATCACACCGCTCAGCGTTTGTACAGGGCTATCGGCTTTGAGCAACAGATATCGACGGACGATTTTTTACTTTTTAAAATAAGCATTTGATATGGCCAATATAAAAGCAGGCATCATTGGCGGAGCCGGTTACACCGGTGGCGAGCTACTACGCATCCTGGTTAACCACTCGCAGGTGGACATCGCTTTTGTACACAGCAACAGCAACGCCGGCAATTTTTTGTATGAGGTACATACCGACCTGTTCGGTGATACTGAGCTGAAGTTCACCGGCGAGCTATCACATCATGTGGATGTGTTATTCCTGTGCGTGGGACATGGCGATGCACGCAAGTTCCTGGAGGCTAACCCCTTCCCCGCTACGGTCAAAATCATTGACCTAAGCCAGGACTTTAGGTTAAAGGACCGCGCGACCATCGATGGCCGCAGCTTTGTATATGGCCTGCCCGAATTGAACCGCGATGCGATCAAGCAAGCTGACAATATCGCCAATCCGGGTTGTTTTGCTACCTGTTTGCAGTTAGGTCTTTTGCCATTAGCGGCAAGTAATAACCTGACTAGTGAGGTGCATATCACCGCCACCACAGGTTCTACAGGTGCCGGGCAAAGCTTATCGGCCACCTCGCACTTTACCTGGCGCAATGATAACTTGTCGGTGTACAAGGCTTTTGACCACCAGCATTTGAACGAGATCGGCCAGTCGTTAAAGCAATTGCAGACTGGTTTTGACCAAACCGTTAACTTCATCCCGTACCGAGGCGACTTTACCCGAGGCATCATCGCCTCGATGTACCTTGACAGCGACCTAACCGCCGAGGATGCGGTGAAGTTATACACCGAATATTATGCCGGCCACCCGTTCACCCATGTTACCACCCGTAACATTGACCTGAAGCAGATTGTGAACACGAACAAATGCTTCATCCAAGTTCAAAAGAAAGGCAATAAGTTATTTATTATCAGCATCATGGATAACTTACTTAAAGGTGCATCGGGGCAAGCCGTACAAAACATGAACCTGCTGTTTGGCCTAGACGAGACCACTGGTCTTAAATTGAAAGCCGCAGCTTTTTAATAGAAGAACTCCGCAGGAGCATCTTTGATATTATCACACTTTAAAACATCTCCTCCCCGTTGGGGAGGCTTGGAGGGGTTTAAAATGAATCTATTCGACGTTTATCCTATCAACCCGATCAACATCACCAAAGGCGTAGGAAGTTTGGTTTATGATGACAACGGAACTGAATATTTGGATCTGTATGGCGGTCATGCCGTTATATCGATCGGTCACACCAATCCGCATTACGTGAAGCGTTTGGAGGACCAATTACACCAGATCGGTTTCTACTCGAACTCGATCGAGATACCATTACAGAAGGAGCTGGCCGAGAAGTTAGGTAAGGTATCAGGCAAGACC
This window harbors:
- a CDS encoding GNAT family N-acetyltransferase, translated to MTTKMTIKRINVDEIDLVADLFDQYRVFYEQRSDVEASTSFLKDRLNHNESVIFMASNENDTPVGFTQLYPKYSSARLTKNWILNDLFVQEDHRQKGIGEELIRTAMAYGKETGATFVQLETQKHNHTAQRLYRAIGFEQQISTDDFLLFKISI
- the argC gene encoding N-acetyl-gamma-glutamyl-phosphate reductase, whose product is MANIKAGIIGGAGYTGGELLRILVNHSQVDIAFVHSNSNAGNFLYEVHTDLFGDTELKFTGELSHHVDVLFLCVGHGDARKFLEANPFPATVKIIDLSQDFRLKDRATIDGRSFVYGLPELNRDAIKQADNIANPGCFATCLQLGLLPLAASNNLTSEVHITATTGSTGAGQSLSATSHFTWRNDNLSVYKAFDHQHLNEIGQSLKQLQTGFDQTVNFIPYRGDFTRGIIASMYLDSDLTAEDAVKLYTEYYAGHPFTHVTTRNIDLKQIVNTNKCFIQVQKKGNKLFIISIMDNLLKGASGQAVQNMNLLFGLDETTGLKLKAAAF